In one Oryza glaberrima chromosome 2, OglaRS2, whole genome shotgun sequence genomic region, the following are encoded:
- the LOC127762638 gene encoding uncharacterized protein LOC127762638, with amino-acid sequence MCEEATRSRVLVVGATGRLGGCLVRASLAAGHPTFALVRPHHLAVPDSAPLTSLAGATVVKGSLEDYPSLLEAVRQVDVVICAVPTKQALEQKLLIRAIKDAGCVKRFIPAEYGLDPTKVQICGMDHGFYEKKIEIRHLIESECIPHTYICCNFLMRYLLPSLVQPGLDAPPRDEVKIFGDGNTRGLCILLLSFSPVCCLVPEKKKRGSFTFCIFNLNGELFFAGVFVEETDVAKFTICTIDDPRTLNNTLYLRPSGNVYSMNELVDLWEKKINKFLNKIYITEEQLLKNIEDAPLPLKMDLIFIYSTFIKGDQTYFEIDSRKEGTQLYPHDEKMSMKDQYVRHKCKIIQLQVLFYICPPFRDIFSFLGIDDNFYSEQPREWRRMDGSSLLLWFLLSLVDSCFCPPFGPPTVDVGRTLYCSFRFEGLRMLAAERSSGHNRHSRNDSSTRHKSGYEPSDTETEWHESPWNDAVLPSGRNTQIGARRQNLSPNHTREYPNEKTSNLRNSRTPPRFTEQVHQNSSHSGGKNELRKKSNRTPPRFRPSMESFSRSSIKEKFSQNRSISTPKLRPHEKEHPPRAPAFLGTNLISKQGEMDSADNIKEDSHAENCSQEINELIANGKWPNSRYNEYACTSTESIPTGDIFFSRDCRAPIQRTPTKHNNDKSLTSETARAENYGTEANSNNLAQTPKSISAQTGLSRTIRNSNYGTSRHTQINSGATLSSQFNSGRYSGDSGKFSDFTGKLVGGVMKFTSNMQKAQNDSWLPCVTGKTCRKPKSPNSKTTDESESSFIQKALVVENIRLFWADKYRPRTLGGFTCHREQIEQLKQLVSTEFCPHIIFKGPPGSGKSSLCRAVVTEIFGDSSLNVSHYLKSCSGQGSTSMPVLVPLSSSDHHMELNLRYYSKNAGYVLMDLANEITNKKKTTDPSVRKKFKVIVLYDVDKVSESNQRLIKWMIDSSSDTHKILMTCQDESHILDSMKSRCKLICIGVPNTREIVDILTYISKKESFDLPSSFAATIASQSRQNMREAILALEACKANNYPFIDGQAIPLGWENVLQEIAAEILDDPSPKRLFLVRGKLQKLLVEFVPPKLILQKLAELFLKGIQSSIKREVYYWHAYYDKRLPVGASALLKLEEFVAKFMSIHRKTLPVRSTRPV; translated from the exons atgtGCGAGGAGGCGACGCGGAGCAGGGTGCTGGTGGTCGGCGCCACCGGGCGGCTCGGGGGATGCCTCGTGCgcgccagcctcgccgccggccaccccaCCTTCGCGCTCGTCCGCCCCCACCACCTCGCTGTCCCCGACTCCGCCCCACTCACGTcgctcgccggcgccacggTCGTGAAG GGATCGCTCGAAGATTACCCGAGCCTGCTGGAAGCGGTGCGGCAGGTGGATGTCGTCATCTGCGCCGTGCCCACGAAGCAAGCGCTCGAGCAGAAGCTTCTGATTCGGGCTATTAAGGATGCTGGGTGCGTGAAG AGATTTATTCCAGCGGAATATGGACTTGATCCCACAAAGGTTCAAATTTGTGGCATGGACCATGGCTTCTATGAGAAGAAAATTGAAATACGCCATTTAATAGAGAGCGAATGCATTCCTCACACCTACATCTGCTGCAACTTCTTGATGCGTTATTTGCTTCCGTCACTTGTTCAGCCAGGACTCGATGCTCCTCCAAGAGATGAAGTTAAGATATTTGGTGATGGAAACACTAGAGGTCTTTGCATATTACTTCTCAGCTTCTCACCAGTCTGTTGTTTGGTtcctgaaaagaaaaagagaggttCTTTcacattttgtatttttaacCTCAACGGAGAACTATTCTTTGCAGGAGTTTTTGTTGAAGAGACTGATGTTGCTAAATTCACGATCTGCACTATAGATGATCCCAGGACATTAAACAATACGCTGTATCTGAGACCCTCGGGAAATGTCTACTCAATGAACGAATTGGTTGACCtctgggagaaaaaaataaataaattcctGAACAAGATATATATCACAGAAGAACAACTCCTGAAAAACATTGAAG ATGCACCATTGCCCTTGAAGATGgatttgatatttatatattCAACATTTATTAAGGGTGACCaaacatattttgaaattgaCTCGAGAAAGGAAGGAACTCAATTGTATCCTCAT GATGAGAAAATGTCGATGAAGGATCAATACGTAAGGCATAAATGCAAGATCATACAGCTACAGGTTCTATTCTACATATGTCCTCCTTTTAGGGATATATTTAGCTTCCTTGGAATAGATGACAATTTTTATAGTGAGCAGCCTAGGGAGTGGAGAAGAATGGATggttcctctcttcttctttggtttcttctctccttggtgga TTCTTGCTTTTGTCCTCCCTTTGGCCCTCCAACTGTGGATGTTGGAAGAACACTATACTGCTCTTTCAG GTTTGAGGGATTGAGAATGTTAGCTGCAGAGAGAAGCTCAGGACACAATCGACATTCTCGTAATGATTCTTCCACAAGGCACAAGAGTGGCTATGAACCTTCGGACACAGAAACTGAGTGGCACGAAAGCCCTTGGAATGATGCAGTGTTGCCATCAGGTAGGAATACCCAAATTGGTGCTAGAAGGCAAAACTTGTCTCCTAACCATACAAGAGAGTATCCTAATGAGAAAACTTCAAACTTGAGAAACAGCCGTACTCCTCCAAGGTTCACGGAACAAGTGCACCAAAATTCTTCACACAGTGGTGGGAAGAATGAATTACGCAAGAAGAGCAACCGAACACCTCCCAGATTTCGGCCTTCAATGGAAAGCTTTAGTCGGTCATCTATCAAGGAAAAATTTTCCCAGAACCGGTCAATTTCCACGCCAAAGCTACGGCCTCATGAGAAGGAGCATCCTCCTAGAGCTCCTGCATTCCTTGGCACTAATCTTATCTCCAAACAGGGGGAAATGGATTCAGCTGACAATATCAAAGAGGATTCACATGCAGAAAATTGTTCCCAAGAGATCAATGAGTTGATTGCGAATGGCAAGTGGCCTAATTCCAGATATAATGAGTATGCATGTACGAGTACAGAGTCCATACCTACAGGTGACATCTTCTTCTCTCGTGACTGTAGGGCTCCAATTCAGAGAACACCAACAAAGCATAACAATGACAAGTCCTTGACCTCAGAAACTGCCCGTGCTGAGAATTATGGTACTGAAGCAAATAGCAATAATTTAGCCCAAACACCAAAATCTATTTCAGCCCAGACAGGCCTTTCACGAACAATTAGGAATTCCAACTATGGTACTAGTCGGCACACTCAAATAAATAGTGGCGCCACTTTGAGTAGCCAGTTTAATAGTGGCAGATATAGTGGGGACAGTGGAAAGTTCAGTGATTTCACTGGGAAATTAGTTGGAGGAGTCATGAAATTCACCTCCAACATGCAAAAGGCGCAAAATGATTCTTGGCTTCCATGTGTCACTGGAAAGACATGCCGAAAACCAAAATCACCGAACAGCAAAACAACCGACGAATCTGAATCGAGTTTCATTCAGAAGGCTCTTGTTGTGGAAAATATTAGGCTTTTCTGGGCTGATAAATATCGTCCAAGAACTCTTGGTGGATTTACTTGTCACAGGGAGCAAATTGAACAGCTTAAACAGTTG GTCTCCACTGAGTTTTGCCCGCATATCATTTTCAAAGGACCTCCAGGATCAGGAAAGAGTTCATTGTGCAGAGCCGTAGTTACTGAGATCTTTGGTGACTCCTCTCTAAAT GTTTCTCACTACTTGAAGAGCTGCAGTGGCCAG GGTTCTACATCTATGCCCGTTCTTGTCCCTTTGTCATCTAGTGATCACCATATGGAGCTTAATTTGAGGTATTATTCGAAGAATGCTGGATATGTTTTGATGGATTTGGCAAATGAAATTACAAATAAGAAGAAAACCACCGATCCATCTGTGAGAAAGAAATTCAAAG TAATTGTTCTCTATGATGTTGACAAAGTTAGTGAGAGTAATCAACGTTTGATAAAATGGATGATTGATTCATCCTCTGACACACACAAGATATTAATGACTTGCCAGGACGAGTCCCATATTCTCGATTCAATGAAGAGCCGTTGCAAGCTTATTTGCATTGGTGTACCCAATACACGCGAG ATTGTGGATATTCTTACTTAcatatcaaagaaagaaagtttTGATCTTCCTTCAAGTTTTGCTGCTACCATCGCAAGTCAATCTAGGCAAAACATGAGGGAGGCAATATTGGCCTTGGAGGCATGCAAAGCCAACAA TTACCCCTTCATTGATGGACAAGCTATACCATTAGGATGGGAGAATGTTCTGCAGGAAATTGCTGCAGAAATATTGGATGACCCTTCTCCTAAAAG GTTATTTTTGGTGAGAGGCAAGCTTCAGAAACTCTTGGTTGAATTTGTACCTCCTAAACTAATACTCCAG AAGCTTGCAGAGCTATTTCTGAAGGGAATCCAATCTAGTATAAAGAGGGAGGTTTATTATTGGCATGCCTACTAT GATAAGAGATTGCCCGTTGGCGCAAGTGCACTGTTGAAACTGGAAG AATTTGTTGCCAAGTTCATGAGCATCCACAGGAAGACCTTGCCAGTCAGATCAACACGACCAGTCTAG